The Anoplopoma fimbria isolate UVic2021 breed Golden Eagle Sablefish chromosome 20, Afim_UVic_2022, whole genome shotgun sequence genome includes a window with the following:
- the setd2 gene encoding histone-lysine N-methyltransferase SETD2 isoform X1 codes for MFFSEGRFPVISKMGEPCDLQHLVKEEGSGASVKVEGLSKAALIKSLSPRVMLSNHLLPKGTKMKVNLEDQGRQKVSFSFAPTKKPLHSPFFIPTSPDKSGAEPNAALSQSTSDKEGQNTDSNIEQNQTPIVPTITETPSETPVCSATKQTTDLAKMHFKKQILSVSVTEEKPTSVVPEEPLSPQLQVLQEPTSVTEFPVPQPQNVVSVCPSENSHIEVPETKATPSPKKPPASSGKDGESSISAEQDSKVEKRKTRSQSDSAPPGSESDGDSGHMSSSHKSVDSKSKRNSDSRSKEVKKPSSGPHVEEKEKSSSKWSENHERSSSYSKTDRDSRHASSRSSRSEKDRRRTRSRSRSRSRGSRTSSSHSRSERSRGDRGSRSERSYYHDSDRRSHRSSPRRERRRSRSRTDRTRDSSDSEDDHRKTRTRTSDSSRLSAHSSSHKESKSSSYSKSEKASKSADSPHSSELDKRTQLSKSERTSKRLSDSDSQRKCSPDLDSSYRKSSTHHKSETNSKSSSSSMHTHSQTYEKRQKSSSSDSEADHKGKSQASDKRSGLEENSKNSRKKTSRPDSKQMTPSRSSQRTSGHDRQSNDIFHSPGDVPTCTNTTESCSPSEKEKSVPQQVEIEHCSQDFKEIVPCTDKSLQESSPKRSKETKSDLEYETSAITLSESLKHVNADLENLTNVKDNLSSNIQPHVNSNAAVLNSFSSHDSTICTQDKKAVDCSLGPKSILDTADIPPAYVTHDVQQNTKPEIVQVLTVDNLSGTSLPLISHSTCLDSEGQLTLEQQNLNTVKKGSITSKKSRWDIVGQDNSESDNSQRTLCTESKPTVKKVISVKKIEFSKDNSQQDFDIKDTIQQEAEAHSILVKQTEISKQGVGSDGTSITDNYKDQSEPSQASTSIDHCDLKQRVSQKANTDEPLHRNDTSQVDKAAKMQRWNGDDHEDKSKGSSHKNKLSKRALLNQHALGEQSEVSDSDNSEYDSDCGEAIKRLHSVVVVPKNSSLTMDSHNTGASPCSLMTISELQNVNIHAIPNQGTQQRQGSPTAFMETSAPCAGLDELSHSSMLCQSQSNMIDSTSHLEGLNSVSVQPYTAGLIGAHGSATAPAHDLDNSRQFEQEQKQHDVSSRGERTFSHYHHGDFSNADNVNARNGFSLGWDFSQPEQPSSTYQQPDSSHGPPIPNTKLTETSLKEQEHRQSNATWNHQSPNTQTSRQPYLHVHEHYQDLAGEIHPDSLTNDHDDYSGDKLSELSKTAVECSRPHPPGSSSFVQGHEISSNSRGSALPDPPREDNFRPHRGRGPPKKRRPEIESDSDNEAEAGPAGKRERQGDADVSKESHAKAEVQRPMLNLRDFRDANRWKEYARSKKMPPYFDLIEENMYLTERKKSKSHRDIKRMQCECPVLPREERSRGVLACGEDCLNRLLMIECSSRCLNGAYCSNRRFQMRQHADFEVILTEDKGWGLRAARDLAPNTFVLEYCGEVLDHKEFKTRVKEYARNKNIHYYFMSLKNNEIIDATLKGNCSRFMNHSCEPNCETQKWTVNGQLRVGFFTSKATTAGTELTFDYQFQRYGKEAQKCFCGAQSCRGFLGGENRVSVRAAGGKMKKDRSRKNALTTVDEELEALLENGEGLYDEKQVVALCRLMVRVETMEQQLICFKLIQDTQNPSCLKQFLDHHGLSLLWIFMVELSEAKGNSANNIKLQSEIMKTLAVLPISTKNMLEESRVLSFIQRWAQTKTLPHPSEMDGYSSENTSRAQTPLNTPDGSSTKLGPELDVDTSKPAVYRRLKIISENSLDSALSDASKASDGKEEEEEDDDEEEDESSHSGPTDGKQLKAEPVCEAADAIKGTMEESGKEEGLIMVEKEEETGMSSSSQQQPTTEEVKEEIELDLEKEIEMKGDTSEGHIVELEGPKEPSEEQDSGEEHTSQPVTEKAELEEDQPNVEVLESESLSIQTDVADLPPDLPSEHMETQAESQEAEKPPPGSEEQPGESTNDAAPSSETPEASMPSEVIATPVDPSVIGTPSQDEEEGVSDVESERSQEPQLNALDISGMAARLLDSWKDLKEVYRIPKKSQVEKETNDRSRDRDAALTPRTTSGSREREREREKERERDRDRDYDRDRERDRDRDRDRDRDRDWDRERDRDRDRDRDRDRDRDRAPDKTPQRSTERRRRRSASPPSSYERSSRRTEERFDSSNSSKTRGKERNKLSTEERRKLFEQEVAQREAQKQQQLQQQQQQQQQQQQQQQQQQQQQQQQQQQQLQTMAYDPALAYASSPGFITYPPGYPIQTFVDPTNPNAGKVLLPTPPVEAVINYEETPSQHLISDLGLTSPSSTSQATPVSNLSQHITTTDLAAVNPQQYSQPTVATQDAGVAVLSVPAQVTPQVQSQQSYTTLWDPTTQQAVTVQTQPAQQYATAPAPPQTQTAIYYQGQPCQTIYSIPTAYPQASAPVIQAYTEPTAGYLHGQPVYPGHQQGVVVQQGGTVTTIVTSQTVQQEMIVPNNVIDLPPPSPPKPKTIVLPPNWKVARDPEGKIYYYHIATRQTQWDPPPSWDGCSDNTSVDHESEMDLGTPTYDENPSKFSTKTAEADTSSELAKKSKETFRKEMSQFIVQCLNPYRKPDCKLGRIINTEDFKHLARKLTHGVMNKELKACNNPEDLECNENVKHKTKEYIKKYMQRFGTVYRPKEDTEMD; via the exons atgtttttttcagagggTCGATTCCCGGTGATTTCGAAAATGGGGGAACCCTGTGACCTCCAGCACCTCGTGAA AGAAGAGGGGAGTGGTGCCTCG GTGAAGGTGGAGGGCCTATCCAAGGCAGCTCTAATCAAAAGCCTGTCCCCCAGAGTCATGCTATCCAACCATCTCTTGCCTAAAGGGACCAAGATGAAGGTCAACTTAGAAGATCAGGGTCGTCAGAAAGTGTCCTTCAGCTTCGCACCGACCAAGAAGCCACTGCATAGCCCGTTCTTCATCCCTACCAGTCCTGACAAGTCTGGCGCTGAGCCTAATGCTGCCCTATCACAGTCAACCTCAGACAAAGAAGGGCAGAATACGGACAGCAACATTGAGCAAAACCAGACACCCATTGTGCCAACAATAACAGAGACACCTTCTGAAACACCAGTCTGCTCAGCCACCAAACAGACAACGGACTTGGCGAAAATGCATTTCAAGAAGCAAattctcagtgtctctgtgacTGAGGAGAAACCAACATCTGTTGTGCCAGAagagcctctctctcctcaattGCAGGTTCTGCAGGAACCAACAAGTGTAACTGAATTTCCAGTACCCCAGCCTCAGAATGTTGTCAGTGTCTGCCCCTCTGAGAACTCTCACATTGAAGTCCCTGAGACAAAGGCAACCCCTAGCCCCAAGAAGCCCCCTGCTTCCTcaggaaaagatggagagagttCCATCAGTGCTGAGCAGGATAGTAAGGTAGAGAAAAGGAAAACCAGGTCCCAATCTGATAGTGCTCCCCCTGGCTCAGAATCTGATGGAGATTCAGGCCATATGTCTTCTAGTCACAAATCAGTTGACtccaaaagtaaaagaaactCTGACAGCAGAAGCAAAGAGGTAAAAAAGCCTTCATCTGGTCCACAtgtggaggaaaaggaaaaaagttcCTCTAAGTGGTCAGAAAATCACGAAAGGTCTTCTAGTTACTCCAAAACGGACCGTGATTCCAGACACGCATCCTCACGTTCGTCTCGATCAGAAAAAGATCGCAGGAGGACCAGGTCTAGATCACGTTCTAGATCAAGAGGGTCTCGAACAAGTTCATCTCACTCCAGATCAGAGAGATCCCGAGGCGACAGAGGATCACGCTCCGAAAGGTCGTACTATCATGATTCTGATCGAAGATCTCACCGGAGTTCTCCACGTAGAGAAAGAAGACGTTCTCGCTCTCGCACTGACAGAACTCGGGACAGTTCTGACTCCGAGGATGACCATAGGAAGACACGGACAAGGACAAGTGACTCGAGTAGACTGTCCGCCCATTCGAGCTCGCACAAAGAGTCTAAATCTTCTTCCTACTCAAAATCGGAGAAAGCCTCTAAATCTGCTGATTCGCCTCACTCTTCAGAGTTGGATAAAAGAACACAATTGTCAAAGTCTGAAAGGACTTCAAAGCGATTATCAGACTCTGATTCCCAGCGCAAGTGCTCTCCTGATCTGGATTCCAGTTACCGTAAATCTAGCACCCATCACAAGTCAGAGACCAACAGCAAATCCTCTTCTTCCAGTATGCATACCCATTCTCAAACATATGAAAAACGGCAAAAAAGCAGCTCTAGTGACTCTGAGGCAGATCATAAGGGAAAATCACAGGCCTCTGACAAAAGATCTGGATTGGAGGAGAACTCTAAAAACTCACGAAAGAAAACCAGCAGGCCAGACTCGAAGCAGATGACCCCTTCTAGATCTTCTCAGAGAACCAGCGGACATGATAGACAATCAAATGACATATTTCACAGCCCTGGCGATGTACCGACGTGTACAAACACCACCGAATCGTGTTCTCcgagtgaaaaagaaaaatctgttcCCCAACAAGTTGAAATAGAACATTGTAGTCAGGATTTTAAGGAGATTGTCCCATGCACTGATAAGAGTTTGCAAGAATCGTCACCGAAGAGATCAAAAGAAACTAAATCAGATCTTGAATATGAGACCTCAGCTATAACCTTAAGTGAAAGCCTAAAGCATGTTAATGCAGACCTGGAAAACTTGACCAATGTGAAGGATAACCTCTCTTCTAATATTCAACCACATGTGAACTCAAATGCAGCTGTCTTAAATTCATTCAGTAGTCACGATAGTACGATATGCACCCAGGACAAGAAGGCTGTTGACTGCTCACTCGGGCCAAAATCCATACTTGACACAGCTGATATACCACCAGCGTATGTCACCCACGATGTCCAGCAGAACACTAAACCAGAAATTGTTCAAGTTTTGACAGTTGACAATCTGTCTGGTACAAGTTTGCCGCTCATATCTCATTCAACGTGTCTTGATTCTGAGGGTCAGCTGACACTTGAACAGCAAAATTTGAATACTGTTAAAAAGGGCAGCATTACTTCCAAAAAGTCCCGATGGGATATAGTCGGGCAAGACAACTCAGAGAGTGATAATTCACAGAGGACACTTTGCACAGAGAGTAAGCCTACTGTAAAAAAAGTGATCTCTGTCAAAAAAATTGAGTTTTCTAAAGACAATAGCCAACAAGACTTTGACATTAAAGATACTATTCAGCAAGAAGCTGAAGCACATTCCATACTGGTTAAGCAGACTGAGATCTCTAAGCAGGGAGTCGGCTCAGACGGCACATCCATCACTGATAATTACAAAGACCAAAGTGAGCCTTCACAAGCGAGCACCAGCATTGACCACTGTGACTTAAAACAGAGAGTTTCTCAAAAAGCAAACACGGATGAGCCTCTTCACCGAAATGATACATCACAGGTCGACAAAGCTGCAAAGATGCAGCGTTGGAACGGCGATGATCATGAAGACAAATCCAAGGGCAGCTCTCACAAGAACAAATTAAGTAAGAGAGCATTACTTAATCAGCACGCATTAGGAGAACAAAGCGAGGTCAGTGACAGCGACAACTCGGAGTACGACTCCGATTGCGGCGAGGCTATAAAACGATTGCACTCTGTGGTGGTGGTGCCAAAGAATTCTTCCCTGACAATGGATTCACATAACACAGGAGCTTCCCCATGCAGTCTAATGACTATTTCAGAACTGCAGAATGTGAATATCCATGCAATCCCGAATCAAGGCACCCAACAAAGGCAGGGGAGTCCTACGGCATTCATGGAGACCAGTGCTCCATGTGCTGGTTTAGACGAATTGTCCCACAGCAGCATGTTGTGTCAATCCCAGAGTAATATGATTGATAGCACCAGTCACTTGGAGGGTTTAAACTCTGTCAGTGTGCAGCCATACACTGCTGGTCTTATTGGCGCCCATGGCAGTGCCACAGCTCCCGCCCATGACCTTGATAATTCCAGACAGTTTGAGCAAGAGCAAAAACAGCATGATGTAAGCAGCAGAGGTGAAAGGACGTTCTCCCATTACCACCATGGTGATTTCTCCAATGCTGACAATGTCAATGCCAGGAACGGATTCAGCCTGGGTTGGGATTTTTCGCAACCAGAGCAGCCCAGTAGTACATACCAGCAGCCTGATAGCAGTCATGGGCCACCTATACCAAACACTAAACTGACTGAAACCTCTCTCAAGGAACAGGAGCACCGGCAGAGCAATGCCACCTGGAACCACCAatccccaaacacacagactaGCAGACAACCCTACCTCCATGTGCATGAACATTATCAGGATCTTGCAGGTGAGATTCATCCTGACTCTCTAACTAATGACCACGACGACTACAGTGGGGATAAGCTATCTGAACTCAGTAAAACAGCTGTTGAATGCAGTAGACCTCACCCTCCTGGGTCATCAAGCTTTGTACAAGGGCATGAAATAAGCAGCAATAGCAGGGGCTCTGCCTTGCCCGACCCCCCTAGAGAGGACAACTTTAGACCACACAGAGGCCGGGGCCCTCCCAAGAAAAGGCGGCCAGAGATTGAGTCGGATTCAGACAACGAGGCAGAAGCTGGGCCGGCAGGCAAAAGGGAGCGTCAAGGAGATGCTGACGTCTCAAAGGAAAGTCATGCCAAAGCTGAGGTGCAGCGTCCAATGCTCAATCTGCGAGACTTTCGAGACGCCAATAGATGGAAAGAGTATGCCAGGTCTAAGAAGATGCCGCCTTACTTTGACTTGATTGAGGAAAACATGTATCTGACTGAGAG gaagAAGAGCAAATCTCATCGAGATATCAAGAGAATGCAATGTGAATGCCCGGTGCTGCCCAGAGAAGAGCGATCAAGGGGAGTATTGGCATGCGGGGAAGACTGTTTAAACCGGCTGCTGATGATTGAGTG CTCCTCACGGTGCCTGAATGGAGCCTACTGCTCTAACCGACGGTTTCAGATGAGACAACATGCAGACTTCGAGGTTATCCTCACAGAAGACAAGGGATGGGGTCTACGGGCAGCTAGAGACCTGGCTCC AAACACCTTTGTGCTGGAATACTGCGGGGAGGTATTGGACCACAAGGAGTTCAAAACAAGGGTGAAAGAATATGCTCGCAACAAGAACATCCACTACTACTTCATGTCTCTAAAGAATAATGAG ATCATTGATGCAACGCTGAAGGGTAACTGTTCTCGGTTTATGAACCATAGCTGTGAGCCCAACTGTGAGACCCAGAAG TGGACTGTCAATGGCCAGCTTAGAGTCGGGTTCTTCACCTCCAAGGCGACCACTGCAGGAACTGAGCTAACGTTTGACTACCAGTTCCAGAGATATGG CAAAGAAGCACAGAAATGCTTCTGTGGagcacagagctgcagaggcTTCCTGGGTGGGGAAAATAGAGTCAGTGTTCGGGCAGCCGGAGGGAAGATGAAGAAAGATCGCAGTCGAAAGAATGCTCTCACCACG GTTGATGAGGAGCTTGAGGCATTACTGGAGAATGGAGAAGGCCTTTATGATGAGAAACAGGTGGTGGCTCTCTGCAGGCTGATGGTCCGAGTGGAAACCATGGAGCAACAACTCATCTGTTTCAAGCTCATACAA GATACTCAGAATCCATCCTGCCTGAAGCAGTTCCTGGACCATCATGGATTGTCTTTGCTGTGGATCTTCATGGTGGAGCTTTCTGAAGCGAAAGGCAACAGTGCCAATAACATCAAGCTGCAGTCAGAG ATTATGAAGACCTTGGCCGTGCTGCCTATCTCTACTAAGAACATGTTGGAGGAGAGCAGAGTCCTTAGCTTCATCCAGCGATGGGCGCAGACAAAAACTCTCCCTCACCCTTCTGAGATGGACGGCTACTCCAGCGAGAACACCTCCCGAGCTCAAACACCCCTCAACACCCCTGATGGGTCCTCCACCAAACTGGGACCAGAATTGGATGTCGACACCTCAAAACCTGCCGTGTACCGCCGCCTAAAAATCATCAGTGAAAACAGTCTGGACAGTGCACTCTCGGACGCTAGCAAAGCATCTGAtgggaaggaggaagaggaggaggatgatgatgaggaagaagatgaaTCCTCACATTCAGGACCTACTGATGGCAAGCAGTTGAAGGCAGAGCCGGTTTGTGAAGCTGCAGATGCAATTAAAGGAACGATGGAAGAATCGGGGAAAGAGGAGGGTCTGATCATggtggagaaagaggaagagaccGGGATGAGTTCAAGCAGTCAACAACAACCTACAACTGAGGAGGTAAAAGAAGAAATTGAGCTGGATTTGGAGAAGGAGATTGAGATGAAGGGAGACACAAGTGAGGGTCATATTGTCGAACTTGAGGGGCCAAAAGAGCCCAGTGAAGAGCAGGACAGTGGGGAGGAGCACACCAGTCAGCCAGTGACAGAAAAGGCTGAACTGGAAGAAGACCAACCCAATGTTGAAGTTCTGGAGTCAGAGAGTCTGTCCATCCAAACGGATGTTGCTGATCTACCACCTGATCTGCCTTCAGAGCATATGGAGACCCAGGCAGAGTCACAAGAAGCTGAAAAACCTCCTCCAGGTAGTGAGGAGCAACCTGGTGAATCTACCAATGATGCAGCCCCAAGCTCTGAGACCCCTGAGGCCAGTATGCCCTCTGAGGTCATTGCGACCCCCGTGGACCCATCAGTGATAGGAACTCCTTCtcaggatgaggaggaaggtgTCTCAGATgtggagagtgagaggagtCAGGAGCCCCAACTCAATGCTTTGGACATTAGTGGCATGGCTGCCAGGCTTCTGGACAGCTGGAAGGACCTGAAG GAGGTCTACAGAATACCAAAGAAGAGTCAGgtggaaaaggaaacaaatg atcgCAGCCGAGATCGAGACGCAGCTTTGACGCCACGCACAACTTCTGGTAGCCGAGAACGTGAAAGGGAgcgagagaaggagagggaacGTGACAGAGATCGAGATTATGACAGAGACAGGGAGCGAGACAGGGATCGTGATAGAGATCGCGACAGGGATCGAGACTGGGACAGGGAAAGGGACCGGGATCGCGACCGAGACCGGGATCGTGATCGAGACCGCGATCGAGCCCCTGATAAAACTCCACAAcgcagcacagagagacggaggagacgCTCGGCTTCACCACCCTCATCCTACGAGAGGAGCAGCCGACGCACTGAAGAACG GTTTGACTCATCTAACAGCAGCAAGACACGGGGCAAGGAGCGCAACAAGCTTTCCACAGAGGAGCGCAGGAAGCTGTTCGAGCAGGAGGTTGCTCAGCGGGAAGCccagaaacaacaacagcttcagcagcaacagcagcaacaacaacaacaacagcaacagcagcagcagcaacagcagcagcaacagcagcagcagcaacagcaactcCAAACTATGGCTTATGACCCTGCTCTGGCCTATGCCTCCAGCCCTGGCTTCATCACTTACCCTCCTGGATATCCCATCCAGACCTTTGTGGATCCTACAAACCCCAATGCAGGCAAAGTACTGCTTCCTACTCCTCCAGTTGAGGCCGTCATCAACTATGAAGAGACCCCGTCTCAGCATCTCATCTCAGACCTGGGGCTGACCTCCCCATCCTCCACTTCCCAGGCCACTCCAGTCTCTAATCTTTCTCAGCACATCACCACCACTGACCTCGCCGCTGTCAACCCCCAACAGTATTCCCAGCCAACTGTAGCAACTCAGGACGCAGGCGTAGCTGTCCTCTCTGTACCCGCACAGGTGACCCCTCAGGTACAGAGCCAGCAGAGCTACACCACTCTCTGGGATCCCACAACTCAGCAGGCAGTGACGGTGCAGACACAGCCTGCACAGCAGTACGCCACGGCCCCAGCACCGCCTCAGACACAGACAGCCATCTATTACCAGGGTCAGCCATGCCAAACCATCTACAGCATCCCCACCGCTTACCCACAAGCCAGCGCTCCCGTCATACAG GCGTACACTGAACCCACAGCGGGCTACCTGCATGGTCAGCCTGTGTATCCTGGCCATCAGCAGGGAGTGGTGGTGCAGCAGGGAGGCACAGTCACCACCATTGTCACATCCCAAACTGTCCAACAG GAAATGATTGTACCCAACAATGTGATCGATctgcctcccccctctccccccaaACCCA